GTACATATAAAGTATTTCTCTATGCCTTATCATAATGATGgtttattgagaataaaaaaatatgcattatattTTGCACTTTTAATTGCCCTCGGATTAAATTGTAAATTGCTCAAATCTATAGTCTACAGTCATTAATGTCATATTAACACCTTTTTGAATGATTGTAAAAGTTCCTAGCGTCACCTTTCTTCAGGTTACATATACGGTATATTGTCATATTACTTTTGTTAATAATgagttttatatacattttaattcgTGTTTTAAAATTGCTAAGACGCAGTCAAGACAAGAAATTCACACTTTTACACATGAGTTGTTATTTACATTGAGGTTGACCCACGTGGAATAATCtgcgtttattttttttttagaatgaaggTCACTAGAGAGAACACTATTATCTTCGTGTTCTTGTTTAGTCTTAATATTAACAGTTGTTATGGCATATATTCAGTTGATTGTAAGTATATTTATGATGTAAATTTGGGAAACTCGTAGAATGCTAGACATACATattaaatatctgttttaagcttctatttttttcagaagagaaactttaattgttttaaggAATATTTACGagttattgtttaattgatCTTTTATGAGTtatcaaatgttttttgaaAGAATATTAGATAGGTGATATagagcaaaatattttaccatgtacagtaaaaaaaacaccaacgaGTCTAAACAtttgacacaatttttaaaacccCACccaagtacatccttaaattcATAGTTGTTGATTTATCCAATTTGGATTTTTCTTTGTGTATAGTGTAGACAATAGTAGTGTCAAATGAACACATACAGAAGTTGTCTGTaatcaacattatatatatatatatatatatatacaactcgtctaaacatcaacccaacaatgttagatctgtaaatttgctttcgcaaatttttggttcttccctcgccgggattcgaacccatgctactgtgatatcgtgacaccaaatcgcctgcactgcagccgtcccgctagaccacacgaccacctgggctctcaaaaaaagagctttcgctggccatgtgttacctttccacgtcagttttaatctagcggcgtactacagtacatgatatataaggcatgaagatgttattgttacagatcagctaaattatctatagtaaaggatcctacaaattaatgtaagatacagtcacagaaaataattatattcataagtacgtctgagtcagtgacaaccctacaacagatgtatccatcggatcgccatcaatgatggtgatacatggctgtgtacataatgtatatacaactcgtctaaacatcaacccaacaatgttagatctgtaaatttgctttcgcaaatttttggttcttccctcgccgggattcgaacccatgctactgtgatatcgtgacaccaaatcgcctgcactgcagccgtcccgctagaccacacgaccacatgggctctcaaaaaaagagctttcgctggccatgtgttacctttccacgtcagttttaatctagcggcgtactacagtacatgatatataaggcatgaagatgttattgttacagatcagctaaattatctatagtaaaggatcctacaaattaatgtaagatacagtcacagaaaataattatattcataagtacgtctgagtcagtgacaaccctacaacagatgtatccatcggatcgccatcaatgatggtgatacatggctgtgtacataatgtatatacaactcgtctaaacatcaacccaacaatgttagatctgtaaatttgctttcgcaaatttttggttcttccctcgccgggattcgaacccatgctactgtgatatcgtgacaccaaatcgcctgcactgcagccgtcccgctagaccacacgaccacctgggctctcaaaaaaagagctttcgctggccatgtgttacctttccacgtcagttttaatctagcggcgtactacagtacatgatatataaggcatgaagatgttattgttacagatcagctaaattatctatagtaaaggatcctacaaattaatgtaagatacagtcacagaaaataattatattcataagtacgtctgagtcagtgacaaccctacaacagatgtatccatcggatcgccatcaatgatggtgatacatggctgtgtacataatgtatatacaactcgtctaaacatcaacccaacaatgttagatctgtaaatttgctttcgcaaatttttggttcttccctcgccgggattcgaacccatgctactgtgatatcgtgacaccaaatcgcctgcactgcagccgtcccgctagaccacacgaccacctgggctctcaaaaaaagagctttcgctggccatgtgttacctttccacgtcagttttaatctagcggcgtactacagtacatgatatataaggcatgaagatgttattgttacagatcagctaaattatctatagtaaaggatcctacaaattaatgtaagatacagtcacagaaaataattatattcataagtacgtctgatatatatatatatatatatacaactcgtctaaacatcaacccaacaatgttagatctgtaaaatTTGCTTtagcaaatttttggttcttccctcgccgggattcgaacccatgctactgtgatatcgtgacaccaaatcgcctgcactgcagccgtcccgctagatcACACGACCACCtaggctctcaaaaaaagagcttcggtgggcatgtgttacctttccacgtcagttttaatctagcagcgtactacagtacatgatatatgaggcatgaagatgttattgttacagatcagctaaattatctatagtaacggatcctacaaattaatgtaagatacagtcacagaaaataatcatattcataagtacgtctgagtcagtgacaaccctacaacagatgtatccatcggatcgccatcaatgatggtgatacatggctgtgcacataatgtatatacaactagTCTAAACaccaacccaacaatgttagatctgtaaaatttgctttcgcaaatttttgtttctatcctcgccgggattcgaaccatatatatatatatcatcaggAAAGAAATGTTTGgcatttgatttaatttgtaaattgtttttttcaatttgcattGTATTTCAGTTTGcctttaaatgaaatatctaCGTTTAATCATTTGTTGGTGGTGTATGACAACGAAAGTCTTAATTTTTCGttgcttttttgttgttttttgtatataatttcaaaatgccCATAAAGAGGAATCGGTCTACACGTAATTTTTGGCTTGAAATATTCTCAAACTATGTGAAATGTGTACTCTTCGCTCTCAGTttctttttaatagaaaaacaaaatcagatgtACACAGCAtatagaaatacacaaatagTTAAGTGACAGTCTTTTTAAATCTACATATTTAAGTCATGTTCAAATATTCTATTCTGTTTTAGTAAAGTTTACGTCATATAATTGTGATGAGGAGGCAAGACGACTAACAGAGAGTAAATTTTATAACTTGTCATGGAATGGACAAACCTCTCCTAAACTTTGCGATTTTAGTTTTACTGGAGGAGAGTACAATAATCAAAGATCGTATGAAGTATGTTTTGAGTCATTACTATTTAATCTGCCGTCTACTTTTGGAAATGTGGAGCTACACATACAGAACAAAACAGGAAGTAAATCAAAATGGGTAAGTGCATACTTTGAGTGATAACATATTCGTTTACAAGGATTCTAAACCGCGACGGGAGTCCGATGCAACCGTCATACTGAGATGATCCGCTCTGAagcgtgtttttttttcatactgtgTGATGATGCTGAAAATGTGACGCCATTTTCTGATAGCTCCGCTGAATTGCGTTGGGGGTTATGCTAATGTTCGATGGTATAAGGGCATACAGTACAGTTTGGATCCcatattaaaattttgcttACAATTTGCATGTAGGCTATTTTTTGcctgattaaaacaaatatataataaagatatataccttcatgtgttactttttgagtaaaatgaggtcgaaattttatatatttgctcaaaaCTCGGATTTGAGTTAATACTTACAGTGCAGGTATGCCATGATATAGTAGGAATAAATTTATCTCCTATAAGCTTTTTACGATAACCCTAAGAGAATTACCAAGAATGGGTGTAAGAAGTGACATAAACCAACCAAAACAaagtaattgtttaatttcGCTACTGACTATAATATTCCAATAGATTATGAACTATCAACCCTGTATGAGTTGACAGACATGTTGATTAGAGTAAAATGTATCGAATAGGCCAGATTTTACTAGGGAAACATGATAATTATGAGTAATATGTATCGAATAAGCCAGATTTTAAAAGGAAAGATGATTATGAGTAATATGTATCGAATAGGTCAGATTTTACTAGGGAAACATGATACATTACTCTTCCGAATCTGATAAGTTATTGCTTAACCTggatttttctcttttttcgtCAATCCGTGATGGTGTCATTTTATAATCATTGATGTTCCGtatgaaggcaacagtagaaaATCGCTATTCAACGTGTCAGAAATGAAGTACAAAACTGctgattttttaacaaacaatttctatcaaatgaaatgataccatataaataaatctcttataaaaacaaataaaaacaaactcaaAAAACGTTAACACAATTTCGCTAAAAAGGAACCGGACtctccgattgaattttcctcggagttcattttttggtggattttactttttttccagatttatttaatatattatctGTTAGCCCGTCTGATTATGATTCTACCCATAGATATCAAAGTACTTAAAGTCAGTTGAAAGTGTcttatagttttatattttatcattatccTGGTGCAGCGTCCCCAAATCAGCTAGAATCATGATAGATTCATCAGATTGAAAGTTGCTTTGATTGTAATTTAAAAGCCATGTTTCATTTCTATTTATTAACCTTTCTTTTATTCTTTGTAGTCATATGATAGTGCTGACCGATTTATAGAGAAAACTTGTGTAAAACAGGCATACaagttaaaaatgttcattattttACCAAATGGATATACAGAGCCCACTCAAAAGACCTACCTCAATATTAAAGTGACAGCCTCTCGATTAGAAggtaatattgataaaatatttgcatgaataacatgtaaaaaatgGGATATAAATACTTAATGTCATTAATAAGGGGTTTCCTATCCCCGGCATATAtttccttagctgtatttggcacaacgttttggaattttggatcctcaatgcttttcaaattaaactttgtacttgcttggctttataactattttgatcttagcttcactgatgggtcttatgtagacaagACTCGCGTCTGGCGAATTAAACAATAGCCTGGTACCTTGATAACCGAATAATGACCTTTATTGAAATAACTAAATTACAAAGTTTTGAAATACCAGACGAAAAAACTTCCAAAAGCAACCCACATACCTATGCAATTAAAGTAACTGGTTTTGTTGAATTGATATCTTTTTTGAATCAGAGATTCAATTATAGAATAATCAATAGGTATGAAATAAAcctgttattttattattcatttgtttatttacactTCTGTATTCTGCGATAAGGAGAACATCAAAGTACACAGAtctaactataaaatataatatttaatattataatatattttttaaaaaggcaacagtagtaaaccgcaaTTCGAAACTCATAATTCgatagaaaaaaacccaaatccgatttacaaactaaaaccgaggaaaacgcattaagtacaagaggagaacaacgacacaacatttaaatgtaacacacacataaatGAACTAGGCATTAGACTAAATCCGATGAGGATAATAAATATAACCCATTTCCATTCCAAttttataacatcaaaactaaatgcATGAATTTGGAATAGAAAAGTACGGAGCCACGTCTTATAGTGATTCGAATTCAAActaaaatataagaggaaacaaacgactcaacagaaacacaacgttaaagtATTAAACACAGAGGAACAcactatgatataacaatggccataaaAGGTCAAATAATGCTGCAATGAAAGTCAATCTggtttaaatattattgatattgaaataaaattaaacattgaccAACTTTATATCTTACTTATAATTTTAGAAGACCCAGTTGTAACACTTTCCAGTATTATTTTAACTGTAGTTGCTGTTGTGATATTCATTGGGTGTGCGTGTAGTATGTTCGGCTGTTTTAAGTCGGACAATGGACCTAGTGCCGTACTTTCATGTATTGGTGAATCATTATCATATTGTGTTAGATGTAAATGTTTTGGTGATTGTAACTGTAGAGATACTTTCTCATCATGTGACTGTGACGATATACTCAAGCCCTGCGGGGAATGTTGTTCTGCATGGGCGGGATGTTGTGCAACACTCGTGTTAAGAGTGAGAGGTGAGAGTCCTCAAAATCATTCGTCAGAAACGACAGAAATGGATTCAATACCACAGGAGTCGGAACCAAATAGCGTGTCGTCATCAATACTTGAGACTACCGAACCGCCACCAAATTACCATTCATTACAAGgtatttattatcatttactactttatcatatattatacatttgttGTCTTTTGCACAACTACAACATAATTTGATTGCTTCTGTTCAAATCACAGTATAtgttaaactcatcatagataccatgactattttgtatatacgccagacgcgtgtttcgtctacaaaagactcatcgaatacaaaaagttaaaaaggccaaataaagtacgaagttgaagagcattgaggaccaaaattcctaaaagttgaaACAGTTTAAAGAGTTCATCAACGCATAtacttatttataatttcaattgttacctttgcatattaaaaataaaaaatgcacttGTCCtcgaaaacaatattttcttgATTACGCATAAAGAGGTTATCTTTGTCTACGTTGAAAGTTACAAACgttttcaataattttcaaCTATTAAATATATTGGCAATACAAAAACTTGTTAAACGTAATAGCACATCTGAGatacctttttttttctattgcagGAGATCCATTAGCGCCTCCTCCAAGCTACGAAGCCGCTACAGCTTATAAACAACCTTCTGCTCCTCCAATTAAGTAATAAACACATAAGGCGATAAATATCAACGCCTCCTCGAAGTTATGAAGTAGttgtcaaaaacaaactgaacTTGTCGTGGCAAACACAAAAACGGaccaaaaaactaaaaaaaaacacatttaaaaaaaaatcaaaatcaaaatcaaggaTAATCTTAGATGCTTTGTAACGGTCAGCAGATCATGTTCCACGTGTGATACTATCAGAAACATtcagatttataaatataacaatatgacATCAAATAGTGATAACAACAGAGATTGAATAAAAATAGACCACATGGTCACAAAAATAAACCGACTAAGATAAAtctagattcttacattgataatccacgagtaactatgtaagaatctgtttctctaatgattaaaaaaacatttcttttttttgttaaccgaaaatccccttcgagtgcctttcacattgcacgaagttgtcaatttcataaacacctgttatcatattttgattcatccagttagctaaaCAGGTCATGACcattaaaatcatccaatgatcttttgagatcaccagcaaccacacgttgattaaattttttatacaatgggttcgaaaagggataaatttccatagaattagagaaaccACATTATACAATTTACGAAACACCTTACATTAACTTACGTTTGAGAAACACAACATTACCTAAGACAGCATATACAACAATGTATAAATGCATACGGTCGAATTTGATGTAAGActgttgtataaaaaagaagatgtggtatgattgccaatgagacaactatccacaaaagaccaaaatgacacgaacattaacaattataggtcaccgtacggccttcagtaatgagcaaagcccataccgcatatagtcagctataaaaggccccgataagacaatgtaaaataattcaaacaagaaaactaacggccttatttatgtaaaaaatgaacgaaaaacaaatatgtaacacataaacaaacgacaaccactgaattacaagctcctgacttgggacaggcacatacataaataatgtggcggggtttaacatgtcaGCGGGATCCAAACCAtcccctaacctggaacagtggtattacagtacaacataagaacgaactataaaaatcagttgaaataggcttaactcatcaaatagacaaaaaataaaagtggacgtggccgggtacttatacatcccgacacaaaaagacacaatgaacagatctgagagtactcgcagttatatgacagctagttcaaagccattcaCAACTAATAatatcatgcctctaagactaagcaatcaatccgtacacatccaacatacaatggatttagtgtaaagaggTCATAACAGCCAgggaaaacatgaccttgtgcaatgccaagttacaggtatcgacataTTGTAGAtctatgaaaatgtatatgtatataacatactagtaatatttagttagcttttaatctactgataacacagccaatatttataccaataaaaacaatattcgatgatcttattacagtgttgaataggtagcCTTTacgaataagtttatttaaaggagcaacaagtttacatggatcatttcttaatttccgggcacggttaacaacatttctgTTCAAAGGAGGATGTGcaatcccgtttgaaataagttttcgacaggtacaaccaaacttcaaaaccaaatctgtatatctatggaaaaatttagtaaaggaaggttttcagtaatttatggtaacgatatccctggtttaataatttaccagtaatacatagttgcgtttgttaaaatcaaaaacgttcTTGTTATGTCTTTATGGTTGTATACTCGAattattctttgttttgaaatctttttagTCTCAATCGTGCGACGtgaatatatacaaagtatgaaatgtaaatataaataacagtTTATCACGAGACTAGGATTTGAACATTTGATGGTCATCGTTGGCCTTTATAAGTTCATTAAAATCTTACGTTTTTGTATTCTACAGCGATTGTGTTGACCAGTTTAATGTAAGATTTCAACATTacaactttataaattttgcaTTTAACCTTTGAAGTGTTTTAACTCAATATTATAGGAAAAGGAGCGGATGGCTTCACAAGCCATGTATATCTAATTGATGACCATTTACAAACAGTGCATTGCTGCCACTGTTGGTAAACATTGCATTCTTCAGGGGTATCAACAGCACAGAAGTCAGCACTAACACTAAACCTCAATACGAAAGTACCTGGCTGGATTAGTTTTTTTAATCTGTAATTTGATAAAAGTACTTTAAAGAGATAccaaataaacattcaaaataataagtcgaagataaactgacaacgcgatgtataaaaaacgaaaaagacaaacaataaaacacaaaacacaacagttTCATTATGAAATGTCATTCATGCGAAACGGACATCTCGTTTTGTTGTGCTGTGTTTGTGTGCTGTCCTTggttgttttatgtgtttgttgcTATACTATGgttataattagttatcaaaggtaccaggattataatttagtacgccagacgcgcgtttcgtctacataagactcatcagtgacgctcagatcaaaacaattaaaaagccaaacaaatacaaagttgaagagcattgaggaccccaaaattccaaaaagttgtgccaaatacgtcatGTCGAAATGTACAattgtattaattatttttgtatttcgcTGTCCTGGaagattttgaatttatttgtactgtattcctgaCATGTAATGCTGTCATTTTACTTGcataaatttaacattgccataaaaacgtgaggtttggctagccacaaaaccaggttcaacccatacctccttaaaatgtcctgtacaaagtcaggaaatgacattttattatcttatagtttgtttctgtgtgtgttgcattgccGTTTGGTTTTTGTTGTACTTCAGTGTTTCTGATGTTTCGTTTTATTACCCTTATAGTTGTTTTCCCACGGTTTTATACGTTGAACcaaaaacgtcaaaatcattcaatcgcgtagtggtattaactatttttggattctcataaattctacctatattttttgaactagtttgaatatcggtctatttctgtaatttattcttacatacttttgattttttaaccctgtatgcttacattgcctatgaaaattttaaactgtttgtatgcactttgaacgacaaatttatgtgacgtataaaattttctgacgtcagacactcaaatcaattaatgtgttcgtagatagaagatgtttttgtgttcggtTAAATTGttccccttttaaaattgttatacgatgatgactgatgtacccatattttgactattttattaattgtgactgtttatttaacgcatcatgtaaatataacggaatttgatgagactgttattaaagtgagagggttagcgctatagaaccaggtttaatccaccattttctacatttgaaaatgcctgtaccaagtcaggaatatgacagttctggtccattcgtttttgatgcgttttgttatttgattttgccatgtgataatggactttcctaattgattttcctctgagttcagtatttttgtgattttactttttagtatgTAACCcagatttatttttctctcaatcgaatTATGACAtctgaacatcggtatactactgttacctttatttattCAGATACCACATATCAATATTCGATgtttgcctgggataagaaaatccttagttttttcgaaaatttcaaggttttgtatataggaaatttatacaattgaccacattattaatattcatgtcaacaccaaaatgttgactactggactggtgataccctcggggacgaaacgtctaccCGCAGTGGCATCGACagagtggtgtaaatagttatcaaaggtaccaggattacaattaaGTACGCCAGTAGAACGATTCTCTaaacaatacataaatgaaatattcttcttttttcacatttataattatttatcaacAAAAGGCCGATATTCAATATAACACGATTTAGTTTCAAATGATGATATAGACTAtgatgatcaaaattagtgctATTATCATCGATGACGGTATTATAGATCGTATATATAACGTTACTTACGTATAGATAAGTACTCACATTGGTTTTAATCTCAATTAAGTGTTGAGGAGTTCTTTTATTAGTgcattaataattatttttacggTTTAGACTATTTATTGTGATGTCCATTTGATGTGtctagggttcgtgttgcttattctttaattttctatgttgtgtcatgtgtaccattgtttgttgatttgtctttttcatttttagcaatggcgttgtcagtttattttcgtttcatgagtttgattgtccctctggtatctttcgttcctcttttataCATCCCGTTATTGTGTTCTAGTgctatggtatatttttgtgttcttgtcttttatttttgctgCTGTACTTTGTCTAAATGCCTTTatgtgtttatttcattttattattattgattacGATATAAGATCGTAATCAATCGTAACACAATGTTGACGACTGGAATCctaattgacatttttatctattGTGACTATTTTTTCATGATTCACACATCAATGTCGATACAATGAAATGGCAAACAAGTGAGTGGTTTATCtagctatgaaaccaggtttaatctccCATTATAAGAACTTTTCTCTTTAAATTTTTCTTCAGATaacagtatttttgtaattttatttttgtctacaTTAGAAATTGCCTCTACATGTACCttatcaggaatatgacagttgctatccattGGTTTTagatgtttgagctttttaccTGCCATTTGACTAAAATGGGCTTTTTGAaattcctcggagttcggtgcTGTAATCAAAagcaaaatacatattttttcattcaatatactgtatattattttgaaatttatttaatatggtGATGATAACTTATGTTAAATGAAATAGTTGGCATATAGTAGGTTAACTTTTTGATTCATCAGTGAAATTGTCTTGAACATCCTTCCTGTTACTAATTATGGTTATATTCTAATTCGCCAGCTCAAacgaatataaattatttaataaataaaacaacacatatataGGATAAGTGTGCCTACAGCTGTAGCAGCCTTTAATATTAACTTTACATTCAATATAATTCTCAAACTATAAAGTCCTTCACTATAATTCAGGCACACTACCAATCCAATCATACATTAGCACAGTAATATACAGTTACACAATCAaaaactatctacaaaagaggaaaaattcatattaatataATGCAATATATGATGCATATACTCCAATTAACAATAACTATCTCATAAAAGGGTGGGTGGGTGGGTAAACATAATAACGAATGCTGCTACTTTGAACTATAGGCAAACTTCGAATAACTTTATTTTCTCAAACTAACCCCTTAAGTAATGCTTAATCATGCTTTTCACGAAAATCATGAGGGCATATACCCGTAAAACCGGCACTACAGGCATATGCCATCCAATCAAATTGAACGTAAACACACACCATGTGCTAGATATAAACACACACACGTGTTTATAGTAAACAATTACTTGACCGTTACAACGTCATGTGACcaataactttaataaatatatttatgctGTTACTTTCAATCAGGTAACATGACAGTAcgtaacagaaaggaattacgcagtactttttgttcattttctcgAACTGTGTATAAGTTTACTTCCATCTACATGTCAATTTGATAAGATACTATAAAGACACATGCACTGGTATAGTGC
Above is a window of Mytilus trossulus isolate FHL-02 chromosome 4, PNRI_Mtr1.1.1.hap1, whole genome shotgun sequence DNA encoding:
- the LOC134714783 gene encoding uncharacterized protein LOC134714783; its protein translation is MKVTRENTIIFVFLFSLNINSCYGIYSVDLKFTSYNCDEEARRLTESKFYNLSWNGQTSPKLCDFSFTGGEYNNQRSYEVCFESLLFNLPSTFGNVELHIQNKTGSKSKWSYDSADRFIEKTCVKQAYKLKMFIILPNGYTEPTQKTYLNIKVTASRLEEDPVVTLSSIILTVVAVVIFIGCACSMFGCFKSDNGPSAVLSCIGESLSYCVRCKCFGDCNCRDTFSSCDCDDILKPCGECCSAWAGCCATLVLRVRGESPQNHSSETTEMDSIPQESEPNSVSSSILETTEPPPNYHSLQGDPLAPPPSYEAATAYKQPSAPPIK